From a single Desulfobacterales bacterium genomic region:
- a CDS encoding ORF6N domain-containing protein: MFELTLVENLRLRSQNVILKRGQHSKYTPMAFTEQGVAMLSSVLNSEQAAQVNIQIIRAFTKLRHHLLDNDALRREIENLKADTDGKFRIVFETLDQLLSLESKPKNKIGYIKEELMEYG; the protein is encoded by the coding sequence ATGTTCGAATTGACCCTTGTAGAAAATCTTCGTTTAAGATCACAAAATGTGATCTTAAAGCGAGGGCAACATTCGAAATACACCCCCATGGCTTTTACGGAACAAGGTGTCGCGATGCTGTCAAGTGTATTGAACAGTGAACAGGCCGCGCAAGTTAACATCCAAATCATTCGGGCATTCACAAAACTCCGGCATCATCTTTTGGATAATGATGCGCTTCGCAGGGAAATTGAAAATCTCAAAGCAGATACCGATGGAAAATTCCGGATTGTTTTTGAAACGCTTGACCAGCTTTTATCCTTGGAAAGCAAGCCAAAAAATAAAATCGGATACATAAAAGAAGAACTCATGGAATACGGCTAG